The proteins below are encoded in one region of Hordeum vulgare subsp. vulgare chromosome 3H, MorexV3_pseudomolecules_assembly, whole genome shotgun sequence:
- the LOC123441131 gene encoding pathogenesis-related protein PRB1-3-like, with amino-acid sequence MEYSPKLAAALLLALTSAMIVTAQNDDADYMVNAHNEVRAAVGVGPVTWDPIVAAYAQSFAEKRRADCQPILSPEGGPYGENIFRAPGTEWNAIDAVIYWASGKQYYDHATNTCSAPTGESCGEYLNLVWRDTKTISCGAVVCDGNAGVFVICGYSPPHMVGQIPY; translated from the coding sequence ATGGAGTACTCTCCAAAGCTAGCTGCAGCACTGCTCTTAGCCCTCACGTCCGCCATGATCGTCACCGCCCAGAATGACGACGCTGACTACATGGTGAATGCCCACAACGAAGTGCGCGCCGCCGTCGGTGTGGGGCCGGTGACGTGGGACCCCATAGTGGCGGCGTACGCGCAGTCATTCGCGGAGAAGCGCCGCGCCGACTGCCAGCCAATACTCTCTCCGGAGGGCGGTCCATACGGAGAGAACATCTTTCGAGCCCCTGGTACCGAATGGAATGCGATAGACGCAGTGATTTATTGGGCGTCCGGGAAGCAGTACTACGACCACGCCACCAACACTTGCTCCGCACCTACGGGTGAGTCGTGCGGTGAATACCTGAATTTGGTATGGAGGGACACGAAGACCATCAGTTGCGGCGCTGTCGTCTGTGACGGCAATGCCGGTGTGTTTGTCATCTGCGGCTACAGTCCGCCTCACATGGTTGGGCAGATTCCATACTAG